Genomic segment of Citrus sinensis cultivar Valencia sweet orange chromosome 7, DVS_A1.0, whole genome shotgun sequence:
tcATGGAAACATTGCATGCTTTGCAAGTGTTCTTACCTCTGATTTTCTAGGTTCCTCAGTTTTTTCCGGAGTTGTGTCATTACTTAAAGACTCAGGttcaaatttgaattcttCTGCTCCATTCCCATTTTCAGATTCACAAATTAAGTTGGCTTGGGGCACaaggaatttgaaaattaaagaaaatgaagataaaaaagCTGAGCATCTATCAACTCACCATTTAATTCTAAGCATCTAGCAGCCTCCTGGACAACAAAAAACAAGCACAGAAAATATACCAAAGAATGTTTAACTGAATTAGACAAAAATGAGTTCAAATAATTTGACACTTAAGTACAGAAATTTACCCGTTTCGTTATGGTTTCCTTTTTCCAACTTTCGACTCCTTTCAAGAATGCCTTAGTTGACATGACTGCATTTCACCAAAGCCTTATCAAGACACCTAATCAAacagaagaataaaaaagagtgCAAATAAGAAAGAACATACCTATTAATAGAACTATTAGCAAAATTGTGATCATCCAATCAGCAAAAATCACATTGAAGGCAACTCCAATACTGATTCCCAGAACCAACATTGGTTGAAATAAAAGTGCAAGGTCATAGTCGATAATGGGTATATCAAGTGTAGGATGCCTTTGCCTTAGATTGTAGACAAATGTAGAAGCCGCAACACCAGTGATCATACCTGCTCAgatacagaaaaaaaaaaaaaaaaagaatgggTAATTTTAGATCACCCCTCTTAAATTGACTATTTTCAAATTACTCCCATTACTTTTGAAAACCCTAAGTTATCCTCATTTTTATTCAGAAAATAAGGGAAACATGAGGGCtgattgatgaaatttttttttgtcttcttaacaaaaatggggataaactgaaatttttataaggggtgatttgaagataattaattcatgaggGGGTGATCcgaaattaaatcaaaatgaatttaCAAGTGAGAGCTAAAATCATTCTCACACAAGGGTTTATTTCACTCACATCTTGCTAGTGCTACTGATGATTTGGCATCAAATCCAACAATCAGATTAAGCATAGGAAGAAAAATGCCACCGCCACCGTCACCTCCTACACTCCAACATGCTGCTCCAAAGAATCCAATTATGGCACCCACCACAATTTTCCAGCCAAATTTTATATCCTATCAATCCAGTTTCATGAAGTGTCAATTATGTAGACCATGTCACAACttacagaaaagaaaaaatgctaCTTCGACAGTAAAGTGATATAGCAATATATTGAACTTACTGGCCAAATGTGTTTGTAGCTTGATCGACTTTTAGGAGAAGATATTTTGATTACATGATTAGGATCAGCTTGGTCATTTTTACTTTCAGTTGTAGCTTCATGTTTCAAACTTGATTGCGCTGAAACAGACAATAAAGCTACAACAAGTAAACCAATGAAAGTTGACGCTAGCAATCTCCACCGACACCATTCTGATCCGACCCCAgacatttttttctcaaaatgtcAAGCTTTCTCTAGTATGAACACAAACCAGAATTGTCATAACTAGGAGCTAAACACCGTGAACACTAAGAATTTGAACAGAATCCAGTTCTTTAtagcttaaaattttttgtgtttgcAGAAACCGAATCTGTACGTATGGAACGGAACAAGCTGTAGTATTCTAAAAGAGACTTGGCGATTGCATGCTGTATTTAAAGCGGAGACGATTTGACACCAccttaaatcattttaaaaatgcaAAGGGAACTACAAAATTTTGTACGTAAAGCAAGAATACGTGCATATATTCTCTCACAGTCACCAAGTTTTTcgttatattttttgaatctttgttaaaatttttagaaaatataagttgaaaaatgaagacTTTTTAGACTGCCCCTGTACATCTTTGTACTGTGTGGGTTTAATTTCGAAGAATCTTTCTGactgttgaaaaaaattatacctGAACAGATGAAACTCTATGTTTATTAGTTGTTTTGTGTGCATAGTTAAAATGCGGAGGTGTTTGATGCATTTGACTGAATGTTCGACGAAATGCCTCAGTTAAGCACTCCTGGTGGTAACACCCTTATTCGAAATTCTACAGAGCCTTTAGTGAATGAAGAACAGTCCTTGGGTAGCAAATGGATTAAAGGTCGGGATTCATGGTCCGATTGGCTCTATGGAGCAAAAGCTCTGGtcactttgttgataaggattgatgaatgatgatgattcATGAACAATGAGACAACTGTCCTGATAGTTTGTTACAGCTTccttttttaatgaaatgtgATGTAATATCAGCCCTCAATTCTAGGTATAGAAAGGGACTGCCTTTGCATACTAGTACTttataaaacaatgaaatCAGTAGAAACATTAAAACCGGAAAATATTAGTTCTTTATGTATGCTTGAGTCATTTTTCGTGGTTCGAAGCCAGCAGCTTTAGCAAGTTTAAAGCTTTCTTTTACACACAGTTAATACGCCTAGTAGTGATTCAATGTATCCTTTTTTATCTTGGTTTCACCGTCTACAGCTAGGTATATTTTGGTGTAGGAAGTATATAGGATAgaatatattagaaattatagtATTTGAGTCAATCtaatatttagtattttattatgatttagcttgttttattaagtttatttgagtaatatttgtaattctattttgattaggatttgctttatattttgtttatttaagtcatatttcttttcttaaaaggAGTTATAAGTTTTTTAGGAGGATAATTCCAACTAGTATAAATAGGCTTGTTACGTTTGTTTTTGTACACAAGCTTCTCATCaataatattcaatattttctcaattgaaatattttctccttAGGGAGAGTCCCCGTATGCTAAAACGACATTTAATATCGCTTCTATGCTGCGTCATATTCTCATCagtgaaaataaaagtagaaaCTTTCAGTTTCTCTTGGCTAATCGTTTTCTTAAGGAAAATGCTTCATTAAGACTTGGAAGAGACGCTCCTCATCTATGTCATGCAAACATGTAAAAAAAGATCAAACAAAACtggtacatttttttttttcaagtttatacACATTGAAAAAAGTTGGGTCTGCTTCATTTTCATGTCTCGCCTATTCAACGAAACTGTTAAGACTTATAATTTGTTTGGTATATCTTATTTAGTGGTTATAAGTGCTAATATAATCTCATaagctttttaaaaaatttcttcttgtttaattattttttagcagAACTTTAAAAACCTAAATAAACTTTTGTGCTTCCACTAGGAAAAACTCAAAACTTGGGCCTCTGTGAgtagaaattgaaaatctttttcaaaatattaaaaatttaaaatatcttttatttatttgacagtcttatttcattcattttataacataactttaaaaaatttgcctatcaaagtaattttataatttttaataaaagcacTCTTTGtaaccaaataaataaatttcttttaataaaagttctaCCTAAATATgttctatttaaaaagttatactAAATATAACCTCACTTTAAATGCTATTGTTGGGCCTTAGCGTATAATTAGCTAAAGTTTATATATCAAGTGATTTCTCTAACATAGTATCCCGACTTCATGGTTGAACCCGAATCCTCCTGCACCACCTAGAAAGTTTTGCCAATCAAACAAACTACAACCACTTAGGATGCTGCAACACACactaacaaataaacaaaaaattgagatGTCACACACACTTGAATTGCTGCAACATGCATTAGGTGGAACTAGCGACCGGATACACTATAATTGGACCCTTCACCTATTTGTTAAGCTTTAGATCAAACAATTTCCCCGAAGCAAAGCACCATTCCCCTTACTCATATCTAATTCTAATGTAACCGAGATGCGAATCCAAAAGCCTTAATCAACTAAACCGGTTAATACAAACATatcaagaaaattttgttctctaaaaattaatactaaaCTCGAATCAAgctacaaaaaagaaaattttgctTTATGAACTTGTTCCAAACCATAAGATATACCACATTTGGTGACATGCAGCTTAAAGTTATCCA
This window contains:
- the LOC102613991 gene encoding sulfite exporter TauE/SafE family protein 3-like translates to MSGVGSEWCRWRLLASTFIGLLVVALLSVSAQSSLKHEATTESKNDQADPNHVIKISSPKSRSSYKHIWPDIKFGWKIVVGAIIGFFGAACWSVGGDGGGGIFLPMLNLIVGFDAKSSVALARCMITGVAASTFVYNLRQRHPTLDIPIIDYDLALLFQPMLVLGISIGVAFNVIFADWMITILLIVLLIVMSTKAFLKGVESWKKETITKREAARCLELNEEFKFEPESLSNDTTPEKTEEPRKSEVSIMQNIYWKELGLLVAVWAVVLALQIAKNYEVTCSVVYWVLNFLQIPVAGAVSAYEAIALYKGRRKIASKGDARTKWRAHQLVLYCACGIMAGVVGGLLGLGGGFILSPLFLELGIPPQVSSATAIFVMTFASSISVVEYYLLKGFPVPYAIYFFAVATIAAIVGQYVVRKLINIFARASIIIFTLSFTIFVSALTLGGVGLAKVIKRIEHKEYMGFDSICSYT